The Treponema sp. OMZ 790 genome includes the window GAATCAAAAAGATCTTTCATAGATTTTTCATCGATCATATTTTCAAAGCAAAAGAGAGTTTTTAAATTCTCATTTGAAGTCAAAATAATTTTCTCTATTTTGTTCCGGTAGCAATAAACATCTTCAATTTCTTTTAAAGGAGAAATATCCAATTCTTTTAGAAGATTTGAATCGCAGTGAAGCTTTTGAAGCTTAGTGTTAACGTTTATAAAAAGTTTATCCAGCTCATTTTTACCGCAATCTAAACTTTTAAGTTCTTTATTTTGAAAAAGAATCAAGTCTGTAAGTTTGTTGGCTCTGCAATTAAGATGAGTCAATTTTTTATTTTTCGTCAAATCCAAAGTCTTCAAATCGGAATTTTCGCAATAAAGCTCTTTAAGCTCAACATTCTTTTTAACATCAAAATACTTTAAGCGTGTAGAACTTATATCCAAATATTCAAGATGAGGAAAGGCGGAAAAATCAACTTTGTTGATTTTTGCCGAAGCCAAATTAAGCTTTTTTAGGCCTTTTAAAGACGACAAATCAACATTATCCAGTTCTTTATTGCTCTCAAGGCTCAAATTTTCAAGAGAGGGGCAATTTAAGAACTCTATATTTTTAATACCCGAAAAAGATATATCCAAAAGCTTCAAGTCTGCGGCTTTTACTATTTTAATATTTTTTAAAATCTCTGCGTCATGGATTTTAAGTTCTTTTATCCTGCCTGTGAGAGCCAAAACAGGCTTGGCTACGAAAATTTCTGTAACTGAACCGTCGATAGGAATTTCTGAAGGAACCGCACCTTCAATTTTAATACTTTCATCGGCCCGTAAGCTCAAACCTATCTTTTTGTTTACGGATTCAAATTCAAAAAGAATTGAAGCCTCTTTTAATGCTTTTTGATATAATTCTTCAGCTTTATCTTGAGCATCACTTTCGGCCTTATTTTCAAGGATTTGTCCAGCCTTAGAATCGGTCTTGGTTTTTACTTCTTGAGTTTCGGAATTCTCTTCCTGCCCCTTATTCTCGGGACAAGAAAATACCAAAATACCAAAAACAATCAAAAATGTAAATTTACAAAAGTTCTTCATCATAAGCCGGACCCTTTATTAAGTTTACTTCATTACGTAGGTTTTAATTGGCGGAAAGCCGTTAAACTCTACTGAAGCATAGCTGGATGTATAAGCTCCTGTTGTAAGGAAATATACTCTGTCTCCGGGTTTTAAGTTTATCGGCAGACTGTATTTATAATCTTCATACATAATATCCATACTGTCGCATGTAGGACCGGCCAAAACGACCTCTCCCCATTTTTTCGATGAATCATCCTTATCGGTAACAATCGGGTATTTTAAGGATTCGTTCAACGTTTCGATAAGTCCGTTAAAGAGACCTGTATCAAGATATACCCATCTGAAAAGGGCTGTATTATTCTTGCGCGAAATCATAACGACCTCGGTTACCAAGATACCGCTGTCGCCTACAAGAGAGCGGCCGGGTTCCAAAATAATTCGGGGGCGTTCATCGCCGAAGTCATCATCCAAATACCTATTGATTTCGGAAGCATACTCGCTTAAATCGTTTGCAGGTGTAACATAAGAAGCAGGGAAACCGCCGCCCATATTTACCATTTCAAGCTTGATATCTTCTTCTTCTTCCAAAGAACCCATAAGGTACTTTGTTTTTGCAATGGCATCGTTCCACTGACCGATATCCCTCTGCTGACTTCCTACATGGAAAGAAATACCGTAAGGAATAAGGCCTGAATCTCTGGCTTGAATACAAAGATCGTAGGCCATATCGGGATGGCAGCCGAATTTTCTTGACAGCGGCCAGTCGGCACTGGTGGTGTTTTCAACGAGAATTCTCACATAAACTCTTGAACCGGGAGCAAACTGAGCTATATTTTTAAGATCGTCCTTACTATCGGTGGCAAACATTCTGACACCCTTTTCATAAAAATAAGCAATATCTTTTGCTTTTTTTATTGTGTTTCCATAGCTTATCCTTTCAGGGCTTACGCCTAATTTTAAAACCTTGTCAAGCTCATAACGTGAAGCTATGTCAAAACATGAGCCCATCTCATTCAGCATCGTAATAATCTCTTCATGCGGGTTTGCCTTAATCGCATAAAAAATATCCGCATATGGGAAATTTTCTCTTAACTTTTGATAATTTTTTTTGATTGTTTTTAGGTTGATAACAACACAGGGCGTTTCCAGATTTTCTGAAAAACTCATAAAGTGTTTCCACTCAGAATCGCTAATGTAGTCTTTTCTATCCATTAGGCCGACCTCCCAAAATATAGTAATAATAAATTACCTTATAAAGCTATTTTCCATTACTGTCAATAGTATTAAGGCGTAAAACAAGTATTTTTTTTAATATTTTCAATATAAAAACAAAAAAAACTTAATATTTTTCTATATGTATGTATTGAATATATTTCGATTTTATGGTAGTATCAGCCTTAGAACATATATTATCCTTATGTATTCGGAGTCGTTCAAACGGCTCCTTTTTTGTATGCAGAAGGTAGAGGGGGTTGAAGTGGAATTCATACAAAAAAAAGATATTCCGTACTTTGCCGAATGCGAACCTCTTGTCGAAGGACTGGGCTTTAAACTTGTAGATCTTAATGTCCTTCACAAAAAAGATGTATGGCAGGTAAAGGCGGTTATAAAATCCGAAAATGGTGTAGGTATAAAGGACTGCACCTCGGTACACAGAAGTCTTCAGCCGCGCCTTGAAGCCTTACTGGAATCACAGGATGTTACCATGGAAGTAAGCTCTCCCGGAATAAACCGCCTTATAAAGCGTACGGTTGAGTTTTATGCCTTCGTCGGTGAACAAGCCGAAATTTGGGACAATAGTATTACTGATTGGCGGCACGGAATTATAAAAGAAGTAAATTCTGAAGGTCTTATTTTAAATTCTGATAATCAAGACATCAAAATTCCGTATCAGGATATAAAAAAAGCCAGATGTAATCTTTAAAAGAATAAATATAGCTTTGTTAAGGAGATTTAATGAAATGTCTGAAGGAATAATCGAAGCAATTCGGGAATTTGCACAAGAAAAAGGGATTGATGACGATTTTGTTTTGCACATTGTGGAACAGGCCCTGAAAGCATCCTATAAAAAACAATTCGGAACGGATGCTAATGCCGAGTTCAACGAAGAGACAGGTAAAATATACTCAAAAAAAATAATAACGGAACAAGCAAAAAATCCGGTTTTCGATATTGCTTTGGAAGAAGCAAAAAAACTTGCTCCTGCTTGTGAGATAGGCGATGAACTTTTAGTTGAAGTCGATCCTAAAACTTTAGGTATCAACTCGGTCAGAGTCGGAATGCAAAGAGCCATACAGTGCATAAGAGAAATGCAAAAAGACTCTCTTTATGCCGAATACAGCACAAAGGTAGGCGAAATCATCATCGGTTACTATCACAGAGAGCGTAACGGAAACATCTATGTAGACTTGGGAAAGGTCGAAGGCCTTTTACCTAAAAAATACCAATCGCCGCGCGATCACTTCGGCCGAAATGCTGCAGCAGGAGAAGAATCCCGCATAAAGGCACTCGTCAGAGAGGTAAAAAAACACCGCCAATCCAACGTAGTGCAGCTCATCCTTTCAAGAACCGATACCGAATTTGTAAAACAGATTTTGGAATTGGAAGTTCCCGAAATCGAAAGCGGAATCGTAAAAATTCACAATATTGTACGTGAACCCGGTTACAGAACAAAGATATCGGTTTCAACAGACAGAGATGACATAGATCCCGTAGGAGCATGTGTCGGAGCAAAGGGAGCCAGAATCCAAGCCGTTATTGCAGAACTGGATGATGAAAAGATAGATATTCTACCCTACTCCGAAGATCCTAAAGCCTACATAAAAAGCGCTCTTTCACCGGCCGAAGTCATGGATGTTATGATTTTGGATGCGGAAAAAAGACTTGCCCTTGCCATAGTATCCGATTCGCAATTATCATTGGCAATCGGAAAACAAGGTTTAAATGTCCGTTTGGCAAACCGTCTTGTAGACTGGAACATTGACGTAAAAACCGAAGAGCAGTTTAAACAGATGGATATTTACACGGATGCCAGAAAGGCTGTCGAAAACTTATTTACGGATGAAGCAAATGAAGAAGAGGAAGAATATGAGGAAATTTCAAATGTTTCCGAACTTCCGGGCATTACCGAAGATATTCTGACTGTATTGTACAACAACAAAATAGAAGACATCCAAGACTTAATCAACATGGAAGATGACGAAATAAGAGCCTTGGAAGGTCTGACCCAAGAGATGGCTGATACTCTTCTTGACATTATAGCTAATGCCGTTGAAGTTGTAGAAGACGATGAAGATGAAAACAATGAAGAAAGCGAACCTGTTTCGGATGATGAGGGCGAAGCTGAAGAATTTGAATGCCCCGAATGCGGTCATAAAATCACAATCGACATGACAAAATGCCCTAATTGCGGAGTAGATCTTGCTTTTGAATACGAGGACGAAGAGTAGGAGTAATATGGATATAGAAAACACAAATAAACCTGATGTAATTCTCAACAAAAAAAGCGGCAAACCGGCCGATTCCAAAAAGAAATTTGTTGTAAAGGTTTCAAAAAACTCAACCGGCAAAGCCAAAAAAACGGAATCTCCTTCCGAAGAATCGTCCGGCGCCGGAAAAGTATCCGGAAAGCAGGTTATTTCGGTTAAAAAGGTTTCGCCTCAAAGTATAAAACCTTCAGATTCCCTTCAAAAAGAAAAAAAGACTGATGAAAAAATTGAAGAAACCAAGAAGCCGGTTTACCGTTCGGAAGACAAAAAAGGCATAACGCCTGCGGCTCAGAGCGAAAAACGAATATCCGACTCTGCAAAAAAAGACGAAAAGCAGCCTGAAAGAAAAAAGCCGGCATCATCTTCCATAGAATCGATAGATTTTACAAGTAAGCGGCCCAATGTAAAAGCCGGAAACCTTGCCGATTCGGGACGAAGAAATAACCGAGGTCAGGGAAACCGCCAGCAAAGATCTGGAGGTCAAGGCCAGAGCGGGCAAGGCAGACGCCGTGAAAGCAATTTTTCGGGAGCCCAAGCCCGTGCCTACTCGGACGGAAAAAAGCAGGGCTTTAGAACAGGTCAGGGCGGACAGCAGGGCAGACCGGGTGACAGATCTCAAAACAGGCCCGGCTTCGGCGGCCCAAGACCCGGAGGAGCTCCGGCCCCGATACCTGTCGAAAAAAACAAGGCTCAAACAAATAAAAAAGCCCACAAGGCCAAAAAAGAAATATATAACAAGAAAAACAAGGAAGACGAATTTTTTGAAGAGCGCCTCTTAAATCAAAAGAAAAAGCAAAAAGAAAAAATTCATAATATTCCCAAGCAGATAGAGATAATGGAATCGATTTCCGTTTCCGAATTGGCCAAAAAGATGAACCTAAAGGCTTCCGAGCTTATCGGGAAACTAATGGGCATGGGAATGATGGTTACCATGAATCAGTCCATCGATGCCGATACTGCCACTATTCTTGCATCGGAATATGAATGCGACGTAAAGATTGTAAGCCTTTATGATGAGACGGTTATCGAAAGGAAGGAAGACGATTTATCGGATCTTAACCCGAGGCCGCCCGTTGTAACCATAATGGGACACGTTGACCACGGTAAGACAAAAACCCTTGACGCAATCCGAAGCTCCAATGTTATAGCAGGAGAGTTCGGAGGCATTACCCAACACATAGGTGCTTATACGGTAAACACCCACGGCGGAAAAATTACCTTCCTCGATACTCCCGGCCACGAAGCCTTCACCATGATGCGCGCACGAGGAGCCGAAATTACCGATATAGTTGTTTTGGTTGTCGCTGCCGATGACGGCGTTATGCCCCAAACAATCGAAGCTATCAACCACGCACGCGATGCAAAGGTTCCCATAATAGTTGCAGTAAATAAAGTCGATAAGCCCGAGGCAAATATAGACAAGGTAAAGACCCGACTTTCCGAATTGGGTCTCATGCCCGAAGAATGGGGCGGAGATACCATGTTTGTCGAAATCTCGGCTCTAAAAAAATTGGGATTGGACAACCTTTTGGATGCGATTCTCCTTCAGGCTGAGGTGCTTGAGCTTAAGGCCAACTATACATGCAATGCGGAAGGAAAGGTTATAGAATCCCGCATCGACCACGGAAGAGGCGTTGTCGCGACAATCATCGTTCAGCGCGGAACCTTAAGGACGGGAGACCCTTACGTTGCAGGTATTTATTCGGGCCGTGTAAGAGCCATCTTCAATGACAGGGGAGAAAAAATCGACGAAGCGACCCCCAGTATGCCTGTTGAAATTCTCGGTCTTGAAGGTATGCCCAATGCAGGAGATCCATTCCAAGTTACCGATTCGGAACGCATTGCCCGCCAGATTTCGGATAAGAGACAGGAGCTCAAACGCTTTGAAGATTCAAGAAACGTTAAGAAGGTTACCCTCGATAACCTCTATGAAACCATCCATGACGGTGAAATACTGGAACTCAAGGTCATCATAAAGGGAGATGTTCAAGGTTCCGTAGAAGCCTTAAAGCAATCCTTGGAAAAACTTTCTACACCCGAAATAAGACTCAACGTAATACACGCTTCTGCAGGTGCAATCAACGACTCCGATGTTATGCTTGCCGCCGCAGACTCGAACGCTCTTATCATAGGCTTTAATGTACGTCCCACTCCTCAGGCCAAACTTTTGGCCGATCAGGAAAAGGTTGACATACGAAAATACACGGTTATCTACAAGGCCGTTGAAGAAATTCAGATGGCCATGGAAGGAATGCTTTCACCCGATATTAAGGAACAGGTTATCGGTATGGTTGAAGTTAGAACCACCTTTAAGGTTCCCAAAATCGGAAAGATTGCAGGCTGTTATGTTCTTGAAGGCCTCGTAAAGAGAAACTGTGCAGTCCACGTTATCCGAGACGGCATAGTCGTTCACTCGGGAAAACTTTCTTCATTGAAGAGGTTCAAAGACGATGCAAAAGAAGTTGCAGCAGGCTTTGAATGCGGTATAGGTATCGAAGACTTTAACGATATACAGGTCGATGACCAGTTAGAAATTATCGAGATGATTCAGGTTGCCCGAAAACTGAGCGACAGCGAGCACTACAAGGCTCCCGAAATCAAAGAAGAAGGAACAGAAACGAATGAGTGAGTTTAGGCTTGCAAGATTGGGTGAGCAGATAAGGGAAGAAATCTCAAGCCTTATCTGCTCGGGTAAAATAAAAGACCCGAGAGTTTCTTCTCTTCTTTCGGTAAACCGGGTAATTGTTTCAGGCGATCTTGCCTATGCCAAGGTCTATGTTTCAAGCTTTTTGGATGAACATAAGACAAAGCAGGGGGTAAGAGGCTTGGAAAATGCATCGGGCTTTATAAGAACAAGCCTTGCAAAAAAGCTTCATATAAGGCAGTGCCCGGAACTCAGCTTTATATTCGATAAGAGTATAAAGGAAGGAATCGACATGGTAAACAAGCTTGAAAGCCTTGAGTACTTTACCGAATAAAAACCTAATAGTCCCGTTTGCAAAGCAGGCGGGATTAACCAGTTTTGCCTCAATGTCGGCTGTCAAAAAAGCCCTTTCGACAAAGAAGGTAGGCCACACAGGAACCTTGGATCTTTTTGCCGACGGCCTTTTGGTTCTTCTTACAGGAAAATTAACCCGGCTTGCAGATATAATTTCGGCCGAAAAAAAGGCTTACGAAGCATGGATGGAATTCGGAATAGAAACCGACACCCTCGATCCTGAGGGAGAGACTATTGCCGAAGCTCCCCTTCCCTCTTATAAAAACTTAACGGAAGTAATCCCCTCTTTTTTAGACAAAAGCCTTCAAAGGCCGCCCGAATTTTCTGCAATAAAGATAAACGGAAAGCGGGCTTCCGACAGGATACGCAATGGAGAAAAGATAGAAATTGCAGAGCGGGAAATAGAAATTTATAAACTAAATTTAAAAAAAATAATTACCGAAAGCGGTCTGGAATTTACAGAAAGCGATTTTTTAAACATAAATGCAGATACAAAGATAAAATACGCTCATATAAGCATAGAGTGTTCAAAAGGAACCTATATACGTTCCCTTGTGCGGGATATAGCAAAAAAAGCTCACACCTGTGCTTATGTCTCGGCTTTGCGGAGAACTGCCGTTGGAAGCTTTAAGCTTGAAGATGCCGCAGGTTTTTCTCTATTGGATGATTTTTCTATAAAAATACATGATATCAATGCATCCGAAATAAAGACCTTTAATGCACAAAAAGAAACTAATTACAAACTCAAAGAGATTTTACCTTCCGAAATAATAGAAAAAGCACTTGAATTCACTCCGCAGACAGCCGAAAACTTAAAACTTTCTACAATTTTTTTAGATGAAAAATATTTAAAAGATTTTTACAACGGTAAAAAAATAAAAGAGACTTGGTTTTTTGACGGAGATAAATTCTTAAAAAAATCGCATGAAAATACCTCATACGATACACAAAAAATATGCGTTTTTTGTAATAATCTATGGTCCGGTATTATAAGAATAGATAAAGACTATTTTAAATACGAAACGGTTATACAAAATTAAAGGCTTACCGATTTTTAGTAAGCCTTTAATTTATACGAGCTCTTTAAAAAGCATTGCCTAAGCATTACTGCAATGCATGTCTTCCTGCCGGAGAAGCAGAGCAGCGTATACCGTAACTTGTTACAATCCTATCACCTAATTTTTTTGTTTCCCTACCGCAGTGCACACAATGAACTCCATCTGCAACAATAACATGCTTTTTCGATACACTTGCCGGGCAATTATATCCGTTATCGTCACTTTCTAAATTAGGTCCTACAGGCCTTACATCTTTTCCACAATATTTACACTTCATAAAATAACTCCTAAATTTGTTCTATATCTATAATTATCGGCATTATAAATACTTTATATTAAAGAATTACTTCGATATTTAGTTACAAAATAAGGGTCTCTAAATGGACCTCTTTTACTTAAATTAAAATACAGGTTAGAATTTAACTAATTTTACAGATATAGTCAATAGGGATATCATATTTACAAATAGACAAATTTATCTGCAATTAATGAAAGCATTTCCAAGTCGTGGCTTATAAAAATATAGGCAAGATTATTTTTTTCTTTTATGTCCAATAAAAGACGGATTATTTTTGCCTGAACGCTTGTGTCAAGCATTGAAGTCGATTCGTCAAAAATAATTATTGCAGGCTCCAACAAAAGAGCTCTCAATATTGAAAAACGCTGAAGCTGCCCGCCCGATACTTCTTCAGGATAGCGGTTAAGGAGGGATGAGTCCAACTGAAGATCGTTCATGTTTTCAATAATCTTTTTTTCAAATAATTTTTTTTCAGGTCTTACCGGCATAAAATGCCTTATCTCATTTAAACTATAGGATAAAGTTTTATTCGGGTTAAAAGAATTTTCCGGATTTTGCATTACCAGTTGAATACAGGTGTGAAGCTTTTTTTCGCGCTTTAAAATTTGAACGGGAACGTCCTTAAATAAAACACGTCCCTTTTCGGGTTTTAATAAGCCTAAAATACAATGCACAGCGGTACTTTTCCCGGCACCGCTTCCGCCCGTAATACCTATAATTTCATTTTCGTGTAATTCAAAACTCATATTTTCGATTACAGGTTTTAATTTTTTATTATAACGGTAAGAAATATTTTCAACTTTTAACATTCGCAAACCCTCACAAAATGCTCATCTTTTATTTTTATCATTTTAGATTGAACCGCTTTGCTTTTTTTAATTTCGTTTAAGTTTTGATCCAATAAACAAAAATCGTCAAATGCATTCATGCCGCGGGATGGAAGAGAGGCAAGTAAATTTTTAAAATACGGATGGGTAGGATTTTTAAAAAGCTCTCTTGTTTTTCCCATTTCGTAAATTAAGCCTCCGTGCATTACCATAAGAGAATCGGAAATTTCTTCCGCCATTTCCAAATCGTGGGTTACTAAAACCATTGTAAGTTTTTTTGTTTTATGAATATTTTTTATAAGAGCAATCGTATCCTTGCGTAATGCATTATCAAGCCCCTTGGTAGGTTCATCAAAAAAAATAATTTCAGGCGAGCCTATAATCCCCATAGCAATTAAAAATCTTTGTTTCATTCCGCCCGATAATTGAAAAGGATAAAGTTTGAGAATTTTTTCAGGAGGTTCCAGCCTTACCTCTTTTAAAAGAGAGCATAAGGCTTCATCGGTTACATGTTTTGTTTTCCATGCAAGGCGAAGCTGCCGCTTACAGGTAAGAAGCGGATTAAGGGCAGAAGCGGAATTTTGTAAAACAAAGCCCATTTCATTTTTACGGATAAGTTGTTTTTCCGTTTCTTTAAGGGCATAAAAATTTTTACCTTTCCACATCACCGTACCCGAAACCTGAACGTCAGCCGGTAATAAGCCGCTTATTGTGCGCTCGGTAAGAGATTTTCCCGAACCCGTTTCGCCGGTAATGCAAAATATTTCGCCCTTTTTTATATTAAAATTTAAATCCTTTAATATGGGTTCAGTTTGTCCTTGGAATTTTAAGAAGATATTTTTAACGCTTATATGTTCCATTTTTGCTATTTACAAAACAAGATGTTTTGATCTCCTTTTTTCTCCGGCAGACTTTAGTGCTTCGGACAATTGCGTAAAACAAAGAATTACACTAAATTGCAGCAGTCCCGGACAAAGCACCATCCATGGTGCAATATTTATATAACGTATGGATTCCTGCATTATAAGCCCTATATCCGCATGAGGAGGCTTTACCCCAAAACCTAAAAATGAATAGGCCGATATGGATAAGATGATAGAACCTAAAATCATTCCGGCTTGAGGCAGCATCAGTTTAAAACTTTGAGGTATCAAATGATAAAATATAATACGGCTGTTACTTGCGCCGAGTATTTTTAAATTCAAAATAAACTCGCTATTTTTAAACACAATAATTTCCGCCCTTATTAAACGGGTCAATGAAAAAGAATTTAAAACAATCAATGTTACAACCATTGTTTCGGTTTTTGCTCCGAAGACGGCAGCTAAAATAACAATGGCGATCATAACAGGAAAGCAGAGTAAAAAATTACTGACATGAAAAAATAATTCGTCTGCAATACCTCCGTAATATGCTACAGCTGTACCGGTATATAAACCGATAATAAATGAAAGAATAAAAATAGCTGCAGCCAAAAAGAAAACGGAAATAAAACCTTGCACGCTTCTTAAAAAAACATCCCGTCCGAATTGATCAGTTCCGAAAACATGGCGGAACGAGGGGCTTTGAAATTGCATTTCGGGATTATATGCATTAGGATCAAACCATAATGTAAGAATGCCCATAACAACTAAAATTAAAATGGATATAGACAACCAACACCGCAGTTTTTTATTTTGCATACAGCTCATGAGCTGCCCTCCTGTCCATTTTTAAATAATAAATGTCCGCAAAGAAATTTATCGTAAGCACAATTGTACCGGTAAATAAAATTCCTCCGGAAAGCAAAATGTAATCTTTATTTTCTGAGGCGTTAAACATCAAAAGCCCGAAACCCGGTATCGAAAATATTTTTTCGATTAACACAGAGCCTCCTAAAAGAGCTATAATATTTATTGCCAAAATAGCAACACAAGGAGCTGAAATATTTTTTAACACATGACCGAATAAAATTTTACGGACAGATAAACCTTGAGCCTTTGCCAATTCGATATAAGATTCTTGCAATATCAATGAAGTTTTGCTTTTTATTATCTGCATAAAATATCCTGAACCCATTATACCGAGTAAAAGGCCGGGAATTACTAAGCTTTTTATTCCCTGATACCCTACTACAAAAAGCAGCTTTAATTTTGCAGTACAAATCCACACGACAAGTAAGCCAAGCCAAAAAAAAGGAATGCTCATCGAACATATTCCCCAAATTTCCGTGAGCTTATTTAAAAAAGATTTATTTTTCCACGCAGTATACATAGCAAGCGGAAAGCTGATGCAAATTTCCGTAAACAGTGCTATAATGCTGAGTAAAAGCGTTTTTGAAAAACTTGCTGCAATTTCACTTACGACAGTATCTCCCGTAATCAGACTATTACCTAAGTCGCCTTTGAGAATTCCTTTTAACCAATTAAAATACGCTTCCTTAAAGGGAATATTTAAATTTTGTTCGGCAGCATATTGTTCCGCCTGTGCTTCACTTATAAATGCACCCGAAAGTTTATGCTTTAATATAATCTTAGCCGTACTTTCTCCGGGTGCAAAATACACCACGGAGAAAGAAAGAGCCGTAATTGCCAACAAGTACGGGATAGTAATAAGTAACTTTTTTAATAAAAGCAGCTTCACTGCTTATTTACCCCATTTAACATTTGATAAATCTATTTTATACGTACTTTTTGAAAAGTTAAATCCGCTCAAATCCTTTTTATAAAAAGCTCGACGCGTTTGCG containing:
- a CDS encoding leucine-rich repeat domain-containing protein is translated as MMKNFCKFTFLIVFGILVFSCPENKGQEENSETQEVKTKTDSKAGQILENKAESDAQDKAEELYQKALKEASILFEFESVNKKIGLSLRADESIKIEGAVPSEIPIDGSVTEIFVAKPVLALTGRIKELKIHDAEILKNIKIVKAADLKLLDISFSGIKNIEFLNCPSLENLSLESNKELDNVDLSSLKGLKKLNLASAKINKVDFSAFPHLEYLDISSTRLKYFDVKKNVELKELYCENSDLKTLDLTKNKKLTHLNCRANKLTDLILFQNKELKSLDCGKNELDKLFINVNTKLQKLHCDSNLLKELDISPLKEIEDVYCYRNKIEKIILTSNENLKTLFCFENMIDEKSMKDLFDSLIEGDGYNFKTLVVYAEKNPGLIYKSDKFFDKNFIPTEKMLEASYSKFWNVYFTLYGIEDSGSIIDSLVQKNKK
- a CDS encoding type III PLP-dependent enzyme encodes the protein MDRKDYISDSEWKHFMSFSENLETPCVVINLKTIKKNYQKLRENFPYADIFYAIKANPHEEIITMLNEMGSCFDIASRYELDKVLKLGVSPERISYGNTIKKAKDIAYFYEKGVRMFATDSKDDLKNIAQFAPGSRVYVRILVENTTSADWPLSRKFGCHPDMAYDLCIQARDSGLIPYGISFHVGSQQRDIGQWNDAIAKTKYLMGSLEEEEDIKLEMVNMGGGFPASYVTPANDLSEYASEINRYLDDDFGDERPRIILEPGRSLVGDSGILVTEVVMISRKNNTALFRWVYLDTGLFNGLIETLNESLKYPIVTDKDDSSKKWGEVVLAGPTCDSMDIMYEDYKYSLPINLKPGDRVYFLTTGAYTSSYASVEFNGFPPIKTYVMK
- the rimP gene encoding ribosome maturation factor RimP, giving the protein MEFIQKKDIPYFAECEPLVEGLGFKLVDLNVLHKKDVWQVKAVIKSENGVGIKDCTSVHRSLQPRLEALLESQDVTMEVSSPGINRLIKRTVEFYAFVGEQAEIWDNSITDWRHGIIKEVNSEGLILNSDNQDIKIPYQDIKKARCNL
- the nusA gene encoding transcription termination factor NusA — encoded protein: MSEGIIEAIREFAQEKGIDDDFVLHIVEQALKASYKKQFGTDANAEFNEETGKIYSKKIITEQAKNPVFDIALEEAKKLAPACEIGDELLVEVDPKTLGINSVRVGMQRAIQCIREMQKDSLYAEYSTKVGEIIIGYYHRERNGNIYVDLGKVEGLLPKKYQSPRDHFGRNAAAGEESRIKALVREVKKHRQSNVVQLILSRTDTEFVKQILELEVPEIESGIVKIHNIVREPGYRTKISVSTDRDDIDPVGACVGAKGARIQAVIAELDDEKIDILPYSEDPKAYIKSALSPAEVMDVMILDAEKRLALAIVSDSQLSLAIGKQGLNVRLANRLVDWNIDVKTEEQFKQMDIYTDARKAVENLFTDEANEEEEEYEEISNVSELPGITEDILTVLYNNKIEDIQDLINMEDDEIRALEGLTQEMADTLLDIIANAVEVVEDDEDENNEESEPVSDDEGEAEEFECPECGHKITIDMTKCPNCGVDLAFEYEDEE
- the infB gene encoding translation initiation factor IF-2: MDIENTNKPDVILNKKSGKPADSKKKFVVKVSKNSTGKAKKTESPSEESSGAGKVSGKQVISVKKVSPQSIKPSDSLQKEKKTDEKIEETKKPVYRSEDKKGITPAAQSEKRISDSAKKDEKQPERKKPASSSIESIDFTSKRPNVKAGNLADSGRRNNRGQGNRQQRSGGQGQSGQGRRRESNFSGAQARAYSDGKKQGFRTGQGGQQGRPGDRSQNRPGFGGPRPGGAPAPIPVEKNKAQTNKKAHKAKKEIYNKKNKEDEFFEERLLNQKKKQKEKIHNIPKQIEIMESISVSELAKKMNLKASELIGKLMGMGMMVTMNQSIDADTATILASEYECDVKIVSLYDETVIERKEDDLSDLNPRPPVVTIMGHVDHGKTKTLDAIRSSNVIAGEFGGITQHIGAYTVNTHGGKITFLDTPGHEAFTMMRARGAEITDIVVLVVAADDGVMPQTIEAINHARDAKVPIIVAVNKVDKPEANIDKVKTRLSELGLMPEEWGGDTMFVEISALKKLGLDNLLDAILLQAEVLELKANYTCNAEGKVIESRIDHGRGVVATIIVQRGTLRTGDPYVAGIYSGRVRAIFNDRGEKIDEATPSMPVEILGLEGMPNAGDPFQVTDSERIARQISDKRQELKRFEDSRNVKKVTLDNLYETIHDGEILELKVIIKGDVQGSVEALKQSLEKLSTPEIRLNVIHASAGAINDSDVMLAAADSNALIIGFNVRPTPQAKLLADQEKVDIRKYTVIYKAVEEIQMAMEGMLSPDIKEQVIGMVEVRTTFKVPKIGKIAGCYVLEGLVKRNCAVHVIRDGIVVHSGKLSSLKRFKDDAKEVAAGFECGIGIEDFNDIQVDDQLEIIEMIQVARKLSDSEHYKAPEIKEEGTETNE
- the rbfA gene encoding 30S ribosome-binding factor RbfA yields the protein MSEFRLARLGEQIREEISSLICSGKIKDPRVSSLLSVNRVIVSGDLAYAKVYVSSFLDEHKTKQGVRGLENASGFIRTSLAKKLHIRQCPELSFIFDKSIKEGIDMVNKLESLEYFTE
- the truB gene encoding tRNA pseudouridine(55) synthase TruB, encoding MSTLPNKNLIVPFAKQAGLTSFASMSAVKKALSTKKVGHTGTLDLFADGLLVLLTGKLTRLADIISAEKKAYEAWMEFGIETDTLDPEGETIAEAPLPSYKNLTEVIPSFLDKSLQRPPEFSAIKINGKRASDRIRNGEKIEIAEREIEIYKLNLKKIITESGLEFTESDFLNINADTKIKYAHISIECSKGTYIRSLVRDIAKKAHTCAYVSALRRTAVGSFKLEDAAGFSLLDDFSIKIHDINASEIKTFNAQKETNYKLKEILPSEIIEKALEFTPQTAENLKLSTIFLDEKYLKDFYNGKKIKETWFFDGDKFLKKSHENTSYDTQKICVFCNNLWSGIIRIDKDYFKYETVIQN
- a CDS encoding ABC transporter ATP-binding protein, which gives rise to MLKVENISYRYNKKLKPVIENMSFELHENEIIGITGGSGAGKSTAVHCILGLLKPEKGRVLFKDVPVQILKREKKLHTCIQLVMQNPENSFNPNKTLSYSLNEIRHFMPVRPEKKLFEKKIIENMNDLQLDSSLLNRYPEEVSGGQLQRFSILRALLLEPAIIIFDESTSMLDTSVQAKIIRLLLDIKEKNNLAYIFISHDLEMLSLIADKFVYL